From the genome of Naumannella halotolerans, one region includes:
- the mftB gene encoding mycofactocin biosynthesis chaperone MftB (MftB, a small protein, is a peptide chaperone that assists the radical SAM enzyme MftC in performing two modifications to the C-terminal Val-Tyr dipeptide of the mycofactocin precursor peptide, MftA. MftB's role is analogous to the role of PqqD in the biosynthesis of PQQ, a cofactor that derives entirely from a Tyr and a Glu in the precursor PqqA.) has product MTAAPTLTDRNWRLSPSVSLRPEPFGALAYDFHTRQLSFLKTPQLAAVVEDLGTAGTVGDALARAGVDPAHHDAYLIALRSLAGQGILQETTA; this is encoded by the coding sequence ATGACGGCCGCCCCGACCCTGACCGACCGGAACTGGCGGCTCAGCCCGTCGGTCTCCTTGCGCCCCGAGCCGTTCGGCGCCCTGGCCTACGACTTCCACACCCGCCAGCTCAGCTTCCTGAAGACGCCGCAGTTGGCTGCCGTGGTCGAGGACCTGGGCACGGCGGGAACGGTCGGTGACGCCTTGGCCAGGGCCGGGGTGGACCCCGCCCACCATGATGCCTATCTGATCGCGCTGCGTTCCTTGGCCGGTCAGGGAATCCTCCAGGAGACCACCGCATGA
- the mftA gene encoding mycofactocin precursor MftA (Mycofactocin is a small molecule electron carrier derived from the final two amino acids, Val-Tyr, of MftA, the mycofactocin precursor. It plays a role in redox homeostasis and the metabolism of alcohols and aldehydes in Actinobacteria, including Mycobacterium tuberculosis.): protein MPVTPNAAAAEELQTTSAGQDRSGDVPEQPQAPDPVVAEESLVEEVSIDGMCGVY, encoded by the coding sequence ATGCCCGTCACCCCCAACGCAGCTGCCGCCGAGGAACTCCAGACCACCTCTGCCGGCCAGGACCGCTCGGGCGATGTTCCCGAGCAGCCGCAGGCACCGGATCCGGTGGTCGCCGAGGAGTCCTTGGTCGAGGAGGTCTCCATCGACGGTATGTGCGGCGTGTACTGA
- the mdo gene encoding NDMA-dependent methanol dehydrogenase (This methanol dehydrogenase is considered a nicotinoprotein, since its NADP cofactor remains is not dissociable, but instead remains permanently bound. A member of this family has been shown to act as a formaldehyde dismutase, able to convert two molecules of formaldehyde (plus one water molecule) into one of methanol and one of formate, with no net change in its redox state. More recently, it was shown in Mycobacterium smegmatis that this enzyme is critical to ethanol utilization, for which the biosynthesis of the cofactor-like electron carrier mycofactocin is also required.), with translation MQVEELLKPFPIKEFHPFPRALLGPGSHEIIGPEAKKLGFKKILVMTSGLRGTGIVEKIVGSLEYHGLETVLYDKVESNPKDYNAMDGAKLYMENDCDSFVSIGGGSSHDACKGARIAVAHDGRNVNEFEGFNKSENPKNPPHIAVSTTAGTGSETSWAYVITDTTTDPSKPHKYVAFDDAAVATLAIDDPVLYYDCPRHFTAQCGFDVLAHGSEPYVSRLNFEPSLGNAIRSIELTSQNLVKATWNGYDLAAREGMMYAQYIAAQAFNSGGLGIIHSISHATSAFFDTHHGLNNAIALPRVWAFNLSTEYQRFANIAKAMGVDTTHMTTVQAADAAVAAAIRLLRDCGIPEKMTDITKETHEKNRLGEGPTEYYKEHPTVSGDPETIDNVTNHVLGDSCTEANPRECTFETVRPVVDHTYNGDLDDLLT, from the coding sequence ATGCAAGTAGAAGAACTGCTGAAACCGTTCCCGATCAAGGAGTTCCACCCCTTCCCCCGGGCGCTCCTGGGACCCGGGTCGCACGAGATCATCGGTCCGGAGGCGAAGAAGCTGGGCTTCAAGAAGATCTTGGTGATGACCTCCGGGCTGCGCGGGACCGGCATCGTGGAGAAGATCGTCGGTTCGTTGGAGTACCACGGCCTGGAGACCGTGCTGTACGACAAGGTCGAGTCCAATCCGAAGGACTACAACGCGATGGACGGCGCCAAGCTGTACATGGAGAACGACTGCGATTCCTTCGTCTCCATCGGTGGCGGTTCCTCCCATGACGCCTGCAAGGGTGCGCGGATCGCGGTGGCCCACGACGGACGCAATGTGAACGAGTTCGAGGGATTCAACAAGAGCGAGAACCCGAAGAATCCGCCGCACATCGCCGTCTCCACCACCGCCGGCACCGGGTCGGAGACCTCCTGGGCCTATGTCATCACCGACACCACCACCGACCCGAGCAAACCGCACAAGTACGTGGCCTTCGACGACGCGGCGGTGGCGACCCTGGCGATCGACGACCCGGTGCTCTACTACGACTGTCCGCGGCATTTCACCGCCCAGTGCGGGTTCGATGTGCTGGCCCACGGCTCGGAGCCCTATGTGTCACGGCTGAACTTCGAACCGTCGCTGGGCAATGCGATCCGGTCGATCGAGCTGACCTCCCAGAACCTGGTGAAGGCCACCTGGAACGGTTACGACCTGGCTGCGCGCGAGGGCATGATGTATGCCCAGTACATCGCGGCACAGGCGTTCAACTCCGGCGGTCTCGGGATCATCCACTCGATCAGTCACGCCACCAGCGCCTTCTTCGACACCCACCATGGTCTGAACAACGCGATCGCACTGCCGCGGGTCTGGGCATTCAACCTCTCCACCGAGTACCAGCGGTTCGCCAACATCGCCAAGGCGATGGGTGTCGACACCACTCACATGACGACCGTGCAGGCTGCCGACGCAGCGGTGGCGGCGGCGATCCGGCTGCTGCGCGACTGCGGCATCCCGGAGAAGATGACCGACATCACCAAGGAGACGCACGAGAAGAACCGCCTGGGTGAGGGCCCGACCGAGTACTACAAGGAACACCCCACGGTCAGCGGTGACCCGGAGACGATCGACAACGTGACCAACCACGTCCTCGGTGACTCCTGCACCGAGGCGAACCCGCGCGAGTGCACCTTCGAGACGGTACGCCCGGTCGTCGATCACACCTACAACGGCGACCTCGACGATCTGCTGACCTGA
- a CDS encoding AAA family ATPase, giving the protein MAHTADDRPETGADPRSARPSTATADDPPAQPDGFASVEDVGRALAAVGYVTDERISATVYLAWRLGRPLLLEGPAGVGKTELARSLAQALGRDLIRLQCYESQDESKALYEWDYGKQLLYTQILRDKIADVVGEAPDLESAVDLIADRDEVFFSPRFLSERPLLTAIRSPEPTVLLIDEIDRSDEALEAVLLETLAENQISIPEIGTIVATHPPLTLLTSNNTRELSAALKRRCLHLFLDYPDHDRELDIVRSKQTGLDEAVADELVGLVQQLRALDLRKAPSIAETVDWARTLAILDADALSEELLTTTANVVMKHERDLGRAVAHIRHRFGNGSPGAEEPSTADGGGRPTPVAGRDPSRRDGPGSKVGGDVDAEAARAIRDSKEVPHRHGAAAFFGARGSSEAAGAPRQGSRRRPL; this is encoded by the coding sequence ATGGCACACACCGCCGATGACCGGCCCGAAACCGGTGCCGACCCACGATCCGCCCGACCATCCACTGCGACGGCCGACGACCCGCCGGCCCAGCCGGACGGCTTCGCTTCGGTGGAGGACGTGGGACGCGCACTGGCCGCTGTCGGCTACGTCACCGACGAGCGGATCTCCGCCACCGTCTACCTGGCATGGCGTCTCGGCCGGCCGCTGTTGTTGGAGGGACCGGCCGGGGTCGGGAAGACCGAGCTTGCCCGTAGCCTGGCCCAGGCCCTGGGTCGGGACCTGATCCGGTTGCAGTGCTACGAGAGCCAGGACGAGTCCAAGGCCTTGTACGAATGGGATTACGGCAAGCAGTTGCTCTACACCCAGATCCTGCGCGACAAGATCGCCGATGTCGTCGGTGAGGCACCCGACCTGGAGTCGGCGGTGGACCTGATCGCTGATCGCGACGAGGTGTTCTTCTCCCCGAGGTTCCTCTCCGAACGTCCGTTGCTGACCGCGATCCGCAGCCCCGAGCCCACGGTGCTCCTGATCGACGAGATCGACCGCTCCGACGAGGCGCTGGAGGCTGTGCTGCTGGAGACTCTGGCCGAGAATCAGATCTCGATTCCCGAGATCGGCACCATCGTGGCCACCCACCCGCCGCTGACCCTGTTGACCTCCAACAACACCCGAGAGCTGTCGGCGGCGCTGAAGCGGCGCTGTCTGCACCTGTTCCTGGACTACCCCGATCACGACCGGGAGCTCGACATCGTCCGGTCCAAACAGACCGGGCTGGACGAGGCGGTCGCCGACGAACTGGTCGGCCTGGTACAGCAGTTGCGCGCACTGGACCTGCGGAAGGCGCCCTCCATCGCCGAGACGGTGGACTGGGCTCGGACGCTGGCCATCCTGGATGCCGATGCGCTGAGCGAGGAGCTGCTGACGACGACGGCGAATGTGGTGATGAAGCACGAGCGTGATCTGGGCCGTGCGGTCGCCCACATCCGGCACCGATTCGGCAACGGATCGCCCGGAGCGGAGGAACCATCGACTGCCGACGGTGGTGGTCGGCCGACCCCGGTCGCCGGACGGGACCCGTCCCGCCGCGACGGTCCCGGATCGAAGGTCGGTGGTGACGTCGACGCCGAAGCGGCGCGGGCGATCCGCGACTCCAAGGAGGTGCCGCACCGACATGGTGCGGCTGCCTTCTTCGGTGCCCGCGGTTCCTCCGAGGCCGCCGGTGCCCCACGGCAGGGAAGTCGTCGGCGGCCGCTGTGA
- a CDS encoding VWA domain-containing protein — MRIADEGRRDTGPAGGVESDTDEHSDADPQTMEVCLLAFAEALRRNGIRVSTAEIVDAAVAARQPGMVRSRERLSAALRSCIVTRPRDLSTFDAVFALFFALRPVDLPTASAGQDAEGLLGPEVGSNAEIGDMALVDATKDVGQIDSGSSAEADMREFFDPESLKQGRNLDEDADLADLASMSDEISFSPSGAGSRGQGMKVQLDVSRTRGDEPAGALTPATGQAIDLDLSGEEENQLLAWLGAGGTPAGPDDTDPDLLSALLQRLPEQLAAHLQRLMNLRRTVPELDEPSVLDRISPAEEQELENSLRQLAHSLRGGLSQKLRPHPRGRVAPAATARRSMRFDGVPFRPVTVSRVREKPKVVVLADVSLSVRATARFTLHVVHGMQARWGRVRSFVFVDEVAEVTELFAAHPIEHALGLTFGGDVLDTEANTDYGAVFTQFADDHAGAIDHRTSLLVLGDARSNGKDPAVDTFAELARAARTTIWLTPEPSYSWGLGACALAEYAEHCDRVEVVRDLRALERTAESMSEVRP, encoded by the coding sequence GTGAGGATCGCGGATGAGGGCCGGCGGGACACCGGGCCCGCCGGTGGGGTCGAGTCGGACACCGACGAGCACTCCGACGCCGATCCGCAGACGATGGAGGTCTGCCTGCTGGCATTCGCCGAGGCCCTGCGACGCAACGGCATCCGGGTCAGTACCGCCGAGATCGTCGACGCCGCCGTGGCAGCCCGACAGCCGGGAATGGTACGCAGCCGAGAACGGCTGTCGGCCGCACTGCGGTCCTGCATCGTGACCCGGCCCCGGGATCTGTCGACCTTCGACGCGGTGTTCGCCCTCTTCTTCGCGCTGCGGCCGGTGGATCTGCCAACCGCCTCCGCCGGACAGGACGCGGAGGGACTGCTCGGGCCCGAGGTGGGCTCGAACGCCGAGATCGGCGACATGGCCCTGGTCGACGCCACGAAGGACGTGGGCCAGATCGACAGCGGGTCCTCGGCGGAGGCGGACATGCGGGAGTTCTTCGACCCCGAGTCGCTGAAGCAGGGACGCAACCTCGACGAGGACGCAGACCTGGCCGATCTGGCGTCGATGTCGGACGAGATCTCCTTCTCACCGTCGGGTGCCGGATCACGAGGCCAGGGGATGAAGGTGCAGCTCGACGTCTCCCGTACCCGAGGTGACGAACCGGCCGGTGCGCTCACCCCGGCCACCGGTCAGGCGATCGACCTCGACCTCAGCGGCGAGGAGGAGAATCAACTGCTGGCCTGGCTCGGCGCCGGTGGCACTCCAGCGGGCCCCGACGACACCGATCCGGACCTGCTGAGTGCCCTGCTGCAGCGATTGCCCGAGCAACTGGCTGCGCACCTGCAACGGCTGATGAACCTGCGCCGGACCGTACCCGAGCTGGACGAGCCGTCGGTGCTGGACCGGATCTCACCGGCCGAGGAACAGGAACTGGAGAACTCGTTGCGGCAGCTGGCGCACAGCCTGCGCGGCGGACTCAGCCAGAAGCTGCGGCCACACCCACGCGGCCGGGTCGCACCGGCCGCGACCGCCCGGCGCAGTATGCGGTTCGACGGTGTCCCCTTCCGGCCCGTCACCGTCTCCCGGGTACGGGAGAAGCCGAAGGTCGTGGTCCTGGCCGATGTGTCCCTCTCGGTCCGTGCGACGGCCCGATTCACCCTGCATGTGGTGCACGGGATGCAGGCGCGGTGGGGCAGGGTCCGATCGTTCGTCTTCGTCGACGAGGTGGCCGAGGTGACCGAGTTGTTCGCCGCCCACCCGATCGAACATGCCCTGGGCCTCACTTTCGGCGGCGACGTCCTCGACACCGAGGCCAACACCGACTACGGCGCGGTGTTCACCCAGTTCGCCGACGACCATGCCGGTGCGATCGACCACCGGACCTCCCTGCTGGTCCTGGGCGATGCCCGCAGCAACGGCAAGGATCCCGCCGTCGACACCTTCGCCGAGCTCGCCCGCGCCGCCAGGACGACCATCTGGTTGACGCCGGAACCCAGCTACTCCTGGGGCCTGGGTGCCTGCGCCCTGGCCGAGTACGCCGAGCACTGTGATCGGGTGGAGGTCGTCCGCGACCTCCGTGCGCTGGAACGTACCGCCGAGTCGATGAGTGAGGTCCGACCATGA
- the mftM gene encoding mycofactocin oligosaccharide methyltransferase MftM, with the protein MIMGLERLDLDTPIDAFAPLVDGAYVDPVVTVRRVGRRDRRGRGIHTTSFDLHNRDARLEVRHCLPPEELSNTLSVRLASELFETGWLRGSTLFERIFTGIVRSFAEDPLDSWELFYRNTMAGRPTPPPGGGEDATLGPVHDHLHALLTEDTIGSVLDLASCFGFLPLELSARGFDVTATDADADIVELLAAVAGRLRSELRVDRVDARRLPYRDNSFDTVLALHLLEHLPPEDGESVVEQVIRVATRRAIIAVPFEDEPNESYGHLRTIALSDLHRWGERSGLPYHAYEHHGGWLIIDCGRS; encoded by the coding sequence ATGATCATGGGACTCGAGCGGCTGGACCTGGACACACCGATCGACGCCTTCGCGCCCCTGGTCGACGGGGCCTATGTCGATCCGGTCGTGACCGTCCGCCGGGTGGGCCGCCGGGACCGGCGTGGGCGGGGTATCCACACCACCAGCTTCGACCTGCACAACCGCGACGCACGGCTGGAGGTACGGCACTGCCTGCCGCCCGAGGAGCTCAGCAACACGCTCTCGGTCCGTCTGGCGAGCGAGCTGTTCGAGACCGGCTGGTTGCGTGGCTCGACGCTCTTCGAACGGATCTTCACCGGGATCGTCCGCTCGTTCGCCGAGGATCCGCTGGACTCCTGGGAGCTGTTCTACCGCAACACCATGGCCGGCCGGCCGACTCCGCCCCCCGGCGGGGGAGAGGATGCCACCCTCGGCCCGGTCCATGATCATCTCCACGCGCTGCTGACCGAGGACACGATCGGGTCGGTGCTCGATCTCGCGAGCTGTTTCGGCTTCCTGCCGCTGGAGCTCTCCGCACGGGGTTTCGACGTCACCGCGACCGATGCCGATGCCGACATCGTCGAGCTGCTCGCCGCCGTCGCCGGCAGACTGCGCAGTGAGCTGCGGGTGGATCGCGTCGACGCCCGCCGGCTCCCGTACCGCGACAACTCTTTCGACACGGTGCTGGCCCTGCATCTGTTGGAACATCTGCCACCCGAGGATGGTGAATCGGTGGTGGAGCAGGTGATTCGCGTGGCCACCCGGCGGGCGATCATCGCGGTGCCGTTCGAGGACGAACCGAACGAATCCTACGGCCACCTACGCACGATCGCTCTGTCCGATCTGCACCGGTGGGGCGAACGGAGCGGGCTGCCGTACCACGCCTACGAACACCACGGGGGATGGTTGATCATCGACTGCGGCCGCAGCTGA
- a CDS encoding MadR family response regulator transcription factor has translation MTVHEVPRGTGAADRSAAGKEVRAESEAVGIMLVDDHAIVRQGLRSILEREQDFAVVAEASTADEAMIMVQRTAPDVVLLDLKLSSSSDTEGLELCEKLTSQHPGVAVLVLTTFLDEALILRAIRAGARGYVVKDVDTTSLLRAIRDVARGGSAFDARSAAAMVRGLNAAPEVETKRLTSREEEVLRLLAGGMSNKEIGAELFISETTAKFHVGNILRKLGASGRAEAVYEATKAGLL, from the coding sequence ATGACCGTTCACGAGGTTCCCCGAGGGACGGGTGCTGCCGACCGGTCGGCGGCCGGCAAGGAGGTGCGTGCCGAATCCGAGGCGGTCGGGATCATGTTGGTCGATGATCATGCCATCGTCCGCCAGGGGCTGCGTTCGATCCTCGAACGGGAGCAGGACTTCGCGGTGGTGGCCGAGGCGTCGACCGCCGACGAGGCGATGATCATGGTGCAGCGGACCGCCCCCGATGTGGTGCTGCTGGATCTGAAGCTCTCCAGTTCCTCCGACACCGAGGGCCTGGAGCTCTGCGAGAAGTTGACCTCGCAGCATCCCGGGGTCGCGGTGCTGGTGTTGACCACTTTCCTGGACGAGGCGCTGATCCTGCGTGCCATCCGGGCCGGTGCCCGGGGTTATGTGGTGAAGGATGTCGACACCACGAGTCTGCTCCGCGCCATCCGCGATGTGGCGCGAGGTGGCAGCGCCTTCGATGCCCGCTCGGCCGCGGCCATGGTGCGGGGTCTGAACGCTGCTCCGGAGGTGGAGACCAAGCGGTTGACCTCGCGGGAGGAGGAGGTGCTGCGGCTGCTCGCCGGCGGGATGTCGAACAAGGAGATCGGGGCCGAGCTGTTCATCTCCGAGACCACGGCGAAGTTCCATGTGGGCAACATCCTGCGCAAGCTCGGCGCCTCCGGGCGGGCCGAAGCGGTCTACGAGGCGACGAAGGCGGGTCTGCTCTGA